A single Inediibacterium massiliense DNA region contains:
- a CDS encoding hemerythrin domain-containing protein, with the protein MNSIELMVQEHKNILALVAVIRNAGCRILEGAPIEVNDFRDMITFARTYADQHHHGKEERILFREMTGRLGPAAVKLIQHGMLVEHDMGRFHLGELEIALERYESAPNTLDKLEILVNAGAWANLLQRHIDKENNVVYTFAGRSLTDDVLQSINSEVELFESQAEEKGVQEAALNLLKQLTEKYC; encoded by the coding sequence ATGAATTCTATTGAATTAATGGTACAGGAACATAAAAATATTCTTGCCCTTGTAGCGGTAATCCGTAATGCCGGCTGCCGCATATTGGAGGGTGCCCCCATAGAAGTAAATGATTTTAGGGATATGATTACCTTTGCACGAACCTATGCGGATCAACATCATCATGGGAAAGAGGAGCGGATTTTGTTCCGAGAGATGACGGGGCGGCTGGGTCCTGCTGCCGTAAAGCTGATTCAACATGGTATGTTGGTTGAGCATGATATGGGGAGGTTTCACTTGGGTGAGCTTGAAATTGCATTGGAACGTTATGAGTCTGCTCCAAATACTCTGGACAAGCTAGAAATTTTGGTAAACGCCGGTGCATGGGCGAACCTATTACAACGTCATATTGACAAAGAGAATAATGTAGTTTATACGTTTGCAGGACGTAGCCTTACGGATGATGTGTTGCAGAGCATAAACAGTGAAGTGGAACTTTTTGAAAGTCAAGCGGAAGAGAAGGGAGTTCAGGAGGCTGCTTTGAATTTGTTGAAACAGCTCACGGAAAAATATTGCTAA
- a CDS encoding DUF2249 domain-containing protein encodes MSFEQWKEQISNFERIDVRHLQGNFFPGLQKRAAGLDKGCGFTIIQTFEPLPLYAPMEALGFEHFAQQVGEDEFHIYFYRVQETETAEVAPFRPLALLNYPMIDERLGQIAVDFWDLTWNDQKRTLPYEMRLLLSLTNAVGAGRMRQATRELVKAYIHGLDSAALDDVFELLAWNQGIGYFSSEIGPSQLFQAYKLIKTREKSGKQRSEIEHELKEKFGEKNPEVKVQ; translated from the coding sequence ATGAGTTTCGAACAATGGAAGGAACAAATTTCGAATTTTGAACGCATTGATGTTCGCCACTTACAAGGAAACTTTTTCCCTGGTTTACAAAAACGTGCTGCTGGATTGGATAAAGGTTGTGGATTTACAATTATACAAACTTTTGAGCCCCTACCTCTTTATGCCCCTATGGAAGCTCTTGGGTTTGAACATTTTGCGCAACAAGTGGGGGAAGATGAGTTTCATATTTATTTCTATCGTGTGCAGGAGACTGAGACGGCTGAAGTGGCGCCCTTTCGCCCCCTAGCTTTGTTGAACTATCCCATGATTGATGAAAGACTAGGCCAAATAGCTGTGGACTTTTGGGATCTTACATGGAATGATCAAAAGCGAACGTTGCCTTATGAGATGCGTTTGCTGCTTTCTCTGACGAATGCAGTGGGTGCGGGGCGAATGCGTCAAGCAACGAGAGAATTGGTAAAGGCGTATATCCATGGGCTTGATTCTGCTGCTCTGGACGATGTCTTTGAACTTCTGGCGTGGAATCAGGGAATTGGTTATTTTAGTTCGGAAATCGGACCATCGCAGCTATTTCAGGCATACAAACTAATCAAGACTCGTGAGAAATCAGGTAAGCAGCGCAGCGAAATTGAACATGAATTAAAGGAGAAATTTGGAGAAAAGAATCCCGAAGTTAAGGTGCAGTAA
- a CDS encoding Crp/Fnr family transcriptional regulator, translating to MDALFLSNTSLFRGITPEEVTSMLGCLMAEEKCYQKDEVIYRAGDTVHKLGMVLSGNVSIEHDDIWGNKSVLDKIGHGQVFAETYACAPGEPLMVSAVAAECTLVLFLNVAKTLQPCPSACEYHGKLIRNLLTISSQKNLTLSRRIFHTSAKSIRGRLLSYLSFQATREGRHEFDIPFNRQQLADYLSVDRSALSNELGKMQREGLFTVHRNHFLIKTDLV from the coding sequence ATGGATGCTCTTTTTTTATCAAATACAAGTTTGTTTCGTGGAATTACACCAGAAGAAGTGACTTCTATGCTGGGCTGCCTGATGGCGGAAGAGAAATGCTACCAGAAAGATGAAGTGATTTACCGTGCAGGAGATACTGTTCATAAATTAGGCATGGTATTATCTGGAAACGTCTCTATTGAGCACGACGACATTTGGGGGAATAAAAGTGTTTTAGATAAAATTGGACATGGTCAAGTATTTGCGGAAACCTATGCCTGTGCACCTGGGGAACCTTTGATGGTTAGTGCGGTGGCGGCAGAATGCACACTCGTTTTATTTCTGAATGTAGCAAAAACATTGCAACCGTGTCCATCTGCCTGCGAATATCATGGAAAACTAATTCGAAACCTGCTGACAATCTCATCCCAAAAAAACTTAACTTTATCACGGCGTATTTTTCATACTTCAGCAAAGTCTATTCGGGGGCGGTTGCTATCTTATCTTTCTTTCCAGGCGACTCGTGAGGGCAGGCATGAATTTGATATCCCTTTTAATCGGCAACAGTTGGCCGATTACCTAAGTGTAGACCGCAGTGCACTTTCAAATGAATTAGGTAAAATGCAACGGGAAGGGTTGTTTACGGTTCATAGAAACCACTTTTTAATAAAAACCGACTTGGTATAA
- a CDS encoding MBL fold metallo-hydrolase has translation MYYSISDSCTVLGKVIQKPDRSFSFLAYLLRGEKNVLIDTVPEKVGETFMAELKQLVPLSQLDAIILNHSEEDHSGALALLLAESADIPIYCTAACKHRLVSRYPNANFIEVEDLSTLKVGTFEFRFTHTPGLHWDDNMVTYFENEQILFSNDLFGQYLGCEPPLDKDYTTDRVLQGAKAYFDKVFAQATSNEKRAVLGLADLELECVAPGHGVILTGKLNDVFALYETECAVY, from the coding sequence ATGTATTATTCAATTTCAGATTCATGTACAGTTCTGGGAAAAGTTATACAAAAACCAGATCGTAGTTTTTCATTTTTAGCGTATCTCTTGCGGGGAGAAAAGAATGTGCTTATTGATACTGTTCCCGAAAAAGTTGGAGAGACGTTCATGGCTGAGTTAAAACAGTTAGTTCCCCTTAGCCAGTTGGATGCGATCATCCTTAATCATTCTGAAGAAGATCATAGCGGAGCTCTTGCACTATTGTTGGCTGAAAGTGCGGATATTCCAATTTACTGCACAGCAGCCTGCAAACATCGTTTGGTTTCCCGTTATCCTAATGCAAATTTTATAGAAGTGGAAGATTTATCAACATTAAAAGTTGGAACATTTGAGTTTCGCTTTACCCATACGCCAGGATTGCATTGGGATGATAATATGGTTACTTATTTTGAAAATGAACAAATCTTGTTTTCCAATGATTTGTTTGGGCAATATTTGGGATGCGAACCGCCCTTGGATAAAGACTACACCACTGACAGGGTTTTACAGGGAGCAAAAGCATATTTTGATAAGGTGTTTGCACAAGCAACATCCAATGAGAAACGTGCTGTTTTGGGCTTGGCAGACTTGGAATTGGAATGTGTCGCACCTGGACATGGTGTAATTTTGACAGGAAAGTTAAATGATGTTTTTGCTCTTTATGAAACAGAATGCGCTGTGTATTAA
- a CDS encoding Crp/Fnr family transcriptional regulator — translation MHTVYIKLLQKMPLLEGIKETEIDSVLTCLGSYLRSYKKGELIFLAGESIKSVGVILSGSVNMIKEDIGGTQTLIVSMKIGEVFGETFACGNLPDSKVTFAVGTDCLILFLPYNKVLHSCSMSCTFHHRLIENMVRLISNKNIQLLEKIEVTSKKTLREKIMTYLSIQAQQQGCAYFDIPLGRLELAAYLCADRSALTRELSQMRSEGLLDFEKNTFHLLKLNND, via the coding sequence GTGCATACCGTTTATATTAAACTACTTCAGAAAATGCCGTTACTCGAAGGAATCAAAGAAACCGAAATTGATTCTGTGCTTACTTGTCTGGGAAGCTATTTGCGTTCCTACAAAAAGGGGGAACTTATTTTTCTTGCAGGTGAATCAATAAAATCTGTTGGCGTCATTTTAAGCGGATCTGTTAATATGATTAAAGAGGATATTGGGGGCACCCAAACCCTTATCGTTTCTATGAAAATAGGAGAAGTTTTCGGAGAAACTTTTGCCTGCGGAAACCTTCCTGACTCCAAAGTTACTTTTGCTGTAGGAACAGATTGTTTGATTTTATTTCTTCCTTATAATAAGGTCTTACACTCTTGCAGCATGTCCTGCACCTTCCATCATCGGCTAATCGAAAATATGGTAAGGCTTATTAGCAACAAAAATATCCAGCTGTTAGAAAAAATCGAAGTGACCTCAAAGAAAACTCTACGAGAAAAAATTATGACTTATCTTTCCATTCAAGCCCAACAGCAAGGTTGTGCATATTTTGATATTCCTTTAGGACGTCTCGAGTTGGCTGCTTATCTATGCGCAGATCGCAGCGCATTAACACGTGAATTATCACAAATGCGTTCCGAGGGCTTGCTGGACTTTGAAAAGAATACATTTCATCTCTTAAAATTAAACAATGATTAG